In Schizosaccharomyces osmophilus chromosome 2, complete sequence, the following proteins share a genomic window:
- the elp3 gene encoding elongator complex tRNA uridine(34) acetyltransferase subunit Elp3, whose translation MSTSNLAFMKAKACTEIVAELIASENQNKVINLNALKMRISKKHQLPESPRLTDIIAAIPPDAYLKDSLMRKLRAKPVRTASGIAVVAVMCKPHRCPHIAMTGNVCVYCPGGPDSDFEYSTQSYTGYEPTSMRAIRARYDPYEQARGRVEQLRSLGHNVDKVEYIVMGGTFMSLSESYRHHFIANLHNALSGATTEDVDEAVRFSEQSETKCVGITIETRPDYCLDQHLDEMLRYGCTRLEVGVQSVYEDVARDTNRGHTVRAVCETFQQAKDVGYKVVTHMMPDLPNVGMERDIFQFQEYFENPAFRTDGLKLYPTLVIRGTGLYELWKTGRYKNYTPNALVDLIARILALVPPWTRIYRIQRDIPMPLVSSGVETGNLRELALNRMKDLGTKCRDIRAREVGMQEVHHKIHPEQVELLRRDYTANGGWETFLSYEDPKQDILIGLLRLRKCSEATYRPELKPQQTSLVRELHVYGSAVPLHSRDPKKFQHQGFGTLLLEEAERIAREEHGSEKLSVISGVGVRKYYRKLGYESDGPYMSKWL comes from the coding sequence ATGTCTACATCCAATCTTGCCTTTATGAAGGCAAAGGCATGCACAGAAATTGTTGCAGAGCTAATTGCCtctgaaaaccaaaacaagGTTATCAACTTAAACGCGTTAAAGATGAGAATTTCGAAGAAACATCAATTGCCAGAGTCCCCCAGACTAACCGATATTATTGCTGCGATTCCCCCAGATGCATATTTAAAGGATTCGTTAATGAGAAAGCTGCGGGCGAAACCAGTGCGAACGGCATCCGGTATTGCAGTCGTTGCTGTAATGTGTAAGCCTCACAGATGCCCTCATATTGCGATGACGGGTAACGTATGCGTTTACTGCCCGGGAGGACCAGACTCTGATTTTGAGTATTCGACGCAATCATATACTGGTTACGAACCAACCAGTATGCGAGCCATTCGTGCTCGCTATGACCCTTATGAACAAGCAAGAGGGCGTGTAGAGCAACTTCGTTCTTTGGGCCACAATGTTGACAAAGTTGAGTACATTGTTATGGGCGGTACGTTTATGTCTTTGTCCGAATCGTATCGCCATCATTTTATTGCCAATCTCCATAATGCTTTGTCGGGTGCCACTACCGAGGATGTGGATGAGGCAGTTCGTTTTTCTGAGCAATCAGAAACTAAATGCGTAGGAATTACTATCGAGACCAGACCAGACTATTGCTTGGACCAACATCTTGATGAAATGCTTCGTTATGGCTGCACTCGTCTTGAGGTGGGTGTTCAAAGTGTGTATGAAGACGTTGCTCGAGACACGAACCGTGGTCATACAGTAAGGGCTGTATGCGAGACGTTTCAGCAGGCAAAAGATGTCGGGTACAAAGTCGTAACTCACATGATGCCTGATTTGCCAAACGTAGGTATGGAACGAGACATTTTCCAGTTTCAAGAATATTTCGAAAACCCGGCTTTTCGTACTGATGGACTTAAACTCTACCCCACTCTTGTGATTCGTGGTACCGGACTTTATGAGTTGTGGAAGACGGGTCGCTACAAAAACTATACCCCCAATGCCTTGGTAGATTTAATTGCACGAATTTTGGCTCTTGTACCCCCTTGGACAAGAATTTATCGTATTCAACGAGATATCCCTATGCCTTTGGTTAGTTCGGGGGTTGAAACTGGTAACCTTCGAGAATTGGCCTTGAACCGAATGAAAGATTTGGGCACCAAATGCCGAGATATCCGTGCACGAGAAGTTGGTATGCAGGAAGTCCATCACAAAATTCATCCTGAACAAGTCGAGTTGCTTCGTCGTGATTACACTGCCAACGGAGGTTGGGAAACATTCTTGTCGTATGAAGATCCCAAGCAAGATATTTTGATTGGCTTACTTCGTCTTCGGAAATGCTCCGAAGCAACTTATCGTCCGGAATTAAAACCACAACAGACTTCATTGGTGCGTGAGTTGCACGTTTACGGTAGCGCAGTTCCTCTACATAGTCGTGATCCAAAGAAGTTTCAACATCAAGGATTCGGTACATTGTTGCTGGAGGAAGCCGAACGGATAGCCCGTGAAGAGCATGGCAGTGAAAAATTGAGTGTAATTTCCGGTGTTGGTGTACGCAAATATTATCGTAAGCTGGGCTACGAGTCGGACGGACCTTATATGTCGAAATGGCTTTGA
- the cta5 gene encoding Ca2+/Mn2+ transporting P-type ATPase P5 type Cta5: MEIQLQNLGSDEFSEYTYTYLLNQRLVLSEEESVVLHPYKESSQRALVLTILEILSLGLFKLFILWFPQCRVSWTSQSCGIKDIEYVEVIDQKGNSSLQKVYKRSFQEPIPASNSQLPTQRSIPYFNYKSLKIYLNVATFKWVLLSSEVHAFQLFASQPSYLNWGLNTQTVSNLRQIYGQNLLKLEKKTIASILFHEVLHPFYLFQLFSVILWLFDSFVFYSCCIFMISLCSIYFAIKESKASDARIHSIIGDSDTFTVIRDKRKKKLFGDELVTGDLVCLTSDDRKVCPVDGILLSGTCMVDESMLTGESVPANKCALKDLSLKSFLSNADNVFSPHVLHAGTKFLQINSRMEMPCYVIAIRTGFSSRKGQLIRDLLYPQARVSQLYKDSMSFLKLMIIFSLFSVFFLALYLYRHKAHFSHIILRSLDVVTILIPPALPATLSIGIANAIYRLSQRCILTSNPECISTAGNTDIFIFDKTGTITEENVQLSCTYIRDIHNNLEIAQCANNFLTPHSIISKISICCQSLQIINGSIIGDPLELALFGVFQGRFINSSELDIGMRNALFTVTDGQKSQESVYTVTRSLEFDPVIRRMSVIAVGNNKKPPMLFSKGAAESILSICSPKTIPGNFFHLLEVLSSKGFRVLACAWKPLKTDTDLQQISRGSLEKDLIFEGLFVFESKIKKESPSVMNVLNKANIHIAVCSGDSLWTSVYVGRQSDVFDSSSFVYVEDNEENSEYVQSINDEVKFKLYNVKEDCYLPTANPVSFNCIINDDNAAMAITGGLLRKLSECLNEEKLKSIIKKTKILARMSPIEKLKFVELCRMFQFNVGFCGDGANDCLALKRSDVSVSLSDTEACAAASFISQKKSIFDTITIVLEGRCSIVTSYRCFQYMVMSAVIQFSGTFLLYLRNYNYNDSQFLFMDFAVVFPLSAAMSHFTPSDALTSNAPSTTLFKKSSLNFLGILSGVIILSQWLLNVFCIKFDSTALPTWQAGKSDTENALVSCSFLLTCLQYIGVNLVINRKSEFLTPTWKNKTYVASCIIIGIVCLFMCFLTSKVWVSKVLHIVSLPISYRFIVVFLGTSPFLILYFIL; this comes from the exons ATGGAGATACAATTGCAAAATTTAGGATCAGATGAATTTTCAGAATATACGTATACGTACTTACTGAATCAGAGATTGGTTTtatcagaagaagaaagcgTTGTTCTGCATCCTTATAAAGAAAGTTCTCAAAGGGCGCTTGTGTTAACCATATtagaaattctttctttgggacttttcaaattattCATCCTATGGTTTCCTCAATGTAGGGTCAGTTGGACCAGTCAGTCATGTGGGATCAAAGATATAGAGTATGTGGAAGTCATTGATCAAAAAGGGAATAGCTCTCTTCAGAAGGTGTATAAACGATCGTTTCAAGAACCGATCCCAGCCTCAAATTCGCAATTACCAACACAAAGATCCATTCCGTACTTCAACTATAAAAGCTTAAAGATATATTTAAACGTCGCAACGTTCAAATGGGTTTTGCTCTCATCGGAGGTACACGCTTTTCAGTTGTTCGCGTCTCAACCAAGTTATCTCAATTGGGGTCTCAATACTCAAACAGTCTCTAACCTTCGACAAATATATGGACAGAATTTGTTGAAgctagaaaagaaaacgataGCGAGCATACTTTTCCATGAG GTATTGcatcctttttatttattccaACTATTTTCCGTCattctttggctttttgatagttttgtcttttattcctgttgtatttttatgatttcGTTATGTAGCATATACTTTGCTAttaaagaatcaaaagCTTCTGATGCCCGTATACATTCGATCATAGGCGATTCTGATACGTTTACCGTGATTCGcgataaaagaaagaagaaattattcgGAGATGAATTGGTAACTGGCGACCTTGTTTGCCTGACTAGCGACGACCGTAAAGTTTGCCCTGTTGATGGTATCCTACTTTCTGGTACTTGCATGGTAGACGAGAGCATGCTTACTGGAGAATCCGTACCTGCAAATAAATGTGCTCTTAAAGACCTGTCCTTAAAATCTTTCCTTAGTAACGCTGATAACGTTTTTTCGCCCCACGTACTTCATGCTGGAACaaaatttttacaaataaatagCAGAATGGAAATGCCTTGCTATGTTATTGCTATCCGGACGGGCTTTTCGTCCAGAAAGGGGCAGTTGATTCGGGATTTACTATACCCTCAAGCAAGAGTTTCACAGTTGTACAAAGATTCGATGTCTTTTCTGAAATTAATGATCAtcttctctcttttttctgttttcttccttgctCTATATTTATATAGGCACAAGGCTCATTTCAGTCATATCATTCTTCGATCATTGGATGTCGTTACCATTCTAATTCCTCCAGCATTACCTGCTACCCTATCCATTGGAATCGCAAATGCTATATACAGGCTCTCTCAGAGATGTATATTAACTTCAAATCCGGAGTG CATATCCACCGCTGGAAATACCgatatatttatttttgacaAAACAGGTACTATcacagaagaaaatgtcCAGTTGTCTTGTACGTATATTAGAGATATACACAATAATTTGGAGATTGCTCAATGTGctaacaattttttaacaCCACATTcaattatttcaaaaataagcATTTGCTGTCAATCCTTACAAATAATTAATGGAAGTATTATAGGTGATCCTTTGGAACTAGCATTGTTTGGAGTTTTTCAAGGACGCTTTATAAATTCATCTGAACTTGATATTGGAATGCGCAATGCTTTATTTACAGTAACAGATGGACAAAAAAGCCAAGAAAGTGTGTATACTGTAACAAGATCTCTTGAATTCGATCCTGTCATAAGGAGAATGTCTGTCATCGCTGTCggtaataataaaaaacccCCAATgctcttttcaaaaggtGCGGCTGAATCAATCTTGAGCATTTGTTCGCCAAAAACGATTCCAGgaaattttttccatttacTAGAGGTACTTTCGTCGAAAGGGTTTAGAGTATTAGCATGTGCCTGGAAGCCTCTCAAAACCGACACGGACTTGCAACAGATATCTCGTGGGTCACTAGAAAAGGACttaatttttgaaggattATTCGTctttgaaagcaaaataaaaaaggaatcgCCTAGTGTGATGAATGTTCTTAATAAAGCAAACATTCACATTGCCGTATGCTCAGGTGATAGTTTATGGACTAGCGTGTACGTCGGTAGACAGTCCGATGTTTTTGACTCCTCttcgtttgtttatgttgaggataacgaagaaaattctGAATATGTCCAGTCGATCAACGACGAAGTAAAATTCAAGCTTTACAACGTCAAGGAGGATTGCTATTTACCCACTGCAAATCCTGTGAGCTTTAATTGTATTATAAACGATGATAACGCAGCTATGGCGATAACTGGGGGATTGTTACGAAAATTATCGGAGTGTcttaatgaagaaaaattgaaaagtattATAAAGAAGACGAAAATTTTGGCCCGGATGTCCCCGATTGAAAAACTTAAATTTGTCGAGCTTTGTAGAATGTTTCAATTTAATGTTGGGTTTTGTGGTGACGGAGCAAATGATTGTTTAGCTCTTAAACGTTCTGATGTGAGTGTGTCTCTATCGGATACTGAGGCTTGTGCTGCTGCCTCATTTATAAGTCAAAAGAAGTCTATTTTTGACACAATTACAATAGTATTAGAAGGAAGGTGTTCCATTGTCACCAGCTATCGTTGTTTTCAATACATGGTAATGAGTGCGGTTATCCAATTTTCGGGAacgtttcttttatacCTAAGGAACTATAATTACAATGACTCGCAGTTTCTATTTATGGATTTTGCAGTCGTTTTCCCTTTGTCTGCTGCAATGAGCCATTTTACACCAAGTGATGCACTTACTTCCAACGCACCTTCCACAACTTTATTTAAGAAATCAAGCTTGAATTTTTTAGGAATACTTTCAGGAGTGATTATATTGTCGCAATGGCTACTGAATGTGTTTTGTATAAAGTTTGATTCGACTGCTCTTCCAACATGGCAGGCCGGAAAATCAGATACAGAAAACGCCTTAGTTTCTTGctcatttttattaactTGCTTACAATACATTGGAGTAAATCTTGTCATCAATCGGAAATCCGAGTTCCTTACTCCTACATGGAAAAACA AGACTTATGTTGCGTCTTGTATAATTATTGGGATTGTTTGCCTCTTCATGTGCTTTTTAACCAGCAAAGTTTGGGTTTCTAAAGTGTTACACATTGTGTCCTTACCTATATCTTATCGGTTCATCGTCGTGTTTTTAGGTACAAGTCcgtttttaattctttattttatcctCTAA
- the prw1 gene encoding Clr6 histone deacetylase complex subunit Prw1, with protein sequence MAVSAIAQSAKQVQASEEAINQEKCINEEYKIWKKNSPFLYDLIITRALEWPCVSLQWYPDQQIFPELGYTEQNVLLGVRADAGKYYLAVAGIQLPYLNQNTNPTTIEKDEQDSSLRVNVRELYSHPESISQAKIMPQATSHVATIGNNHNDVLVFNESSFGSYNSSDEFPIQPAMKLQKHDLSCTSLCWNYMKQGQLVSGSRDSTICHWDIDHYNESNPSSALKAQISTHEKPVNDIKYHFKHGDIFASVSSDQHLHLHDSRRADYSTTPLKSIHAHSAEVNALAFNPLNDFIMATCSADKTIGLWDLRNLNNRLYTLEGHEDHVSNIKFSPHEESVLVSTSVDRRTLLWDLSRIGEEQSAEEAQDGPPELLFMHGGHTSCTIDMDWCPNYNWTLATAAEDNILQLWTPSRSIWGNQHLEEDAQAA encoded by the exons atggcTGTAAGTGCTATTGCTCAGTCAGCCAAGCAAGTGCAAGcttcagaagaagcaaTTAATCAAGAAAAATGTATTAATGAAG AATataaaatttggaaaaaaaattctccttttttgtaTGATTTGATTATTACAAGGGCTTTGGAATGGCCATGTGTGTCTCTTCAGTGGTATCCAGATCAACAAAT ATTCCCCGAACTTGGATATACGGAACAAAACGTCCTGCTGGGTGTCCGTGCTGACGCTGGAAAGTATTATCTCGCAGTTGCTGGTATTCAATTACCTTACCTAAATCAAAATACAAATCCTACTACtatagaaaaagatgaacaAGACAGCTCTCTTCGAGTTAATGTTCGTGAGCTCTATTCTCATCCAGAGTCAATTAGCCAAGCGAAAATAATGCCACAGGCGACTAGCCATGTTGCTACTATCGGGAATAATCATAATGATGTTTTGGTGTTTAACGAATCGTCTTTTGGTTCCTATAACTCTTCAGACGAATTTCCAATCCAACCTGCCATGAAACTACAAAAGCATGACTTATCTTGTACATCTTTATGCTGGAATTATATGAAGCAGGGGCAACTCGTGTCAGGCTCTCGAGATTCCACTATCTGCCATTGGGATATTGATCATTACAATGAAAGTAATCCTTCCTCTGCATTAAAGGCTCAAATATCTACACATGAAAAGCCCGTTAATGATATTAAATACCATTTCAAACATGGTGATATTTTTGCTTCCGTTTCTAGTGATCAACATCTTCACCTTCATGACAGCAGACGAGCAGATTATTCAACAACCCCTCTGAAAAGCATTCATGCTCATTCTGCAGAGGTGAATGCACTTGCCTTCAATCCTCTAAATGATTTTATTATGGCTACATGCTCAGCGGACAAAACCATTGGCCTTTGGGATCTCCGGAATCTCAACAACCGCTTGTACACCCTTGAAGGACACGAGGATCATGTTTCTAATATAAAGTTTTCTCCTCATGAGGAGTCCGTATTGGTTTCTACTTCTGTTGATAGAAGAACTTTACTTTGGGATCTCTCACGGATTGGTGAGGAGCAGTCCGCCGAAGAAGCCCAGGATGGCCCACCCGAGTTGCTATTCATGCATGGTGGTCATACCTCGTGTACCATTGATATGGACTGGTGTCCTAATTACAACTGGACTTTGGCTACTGCTGCTGAAGACAATATTCTCCAGCTCTGGACACCTTCCCGTTCAATTTGGGGGAATCAacatttggaagaagatgctCAAGCCGCTTGA
- the fun14 gene encoding integral mitochondrial outer membrane (MOM) protein: MNFFRSQFSSLPLFYPSSILCESGPTATAVRTTNRFKLNYRQIFTGSSLGLAAGFALGKFGQLFIVAASSVLATIAYINTKGLIKINWSQIQNRFIGQTERFGDLGTNVSEHLPAQSTFTNIRNWALTNPCFKLSFLSAFYVGLSSA, from the exons atgaatttcttcCGTTCTCAATTCTCTTCTTTGCCTCTTTTTTATCCTAGCTCAATTTTATGTGAGTCTGGTCCAACTGCTACTGCCGTTCGAACCACGAATCGCTTCAAACTGAACTACCGCCAAATCTTTACAGGAAGCTCACTTGGCCTAGCCGCTGGCTTTGCACTTGGTAAATTCGGTCAGCTCTTCATTGTAGCTGCCTCAAGCGTCCTTGCCACCATTGCT TATATCAATACAAAAGGTctgataaaaataaactggtctcaaattcaaaacagGTTTATCGGCCAAACCGAACGTTTTGGTGACCTTGGTACCAACGTTTCAGAGCATTTACCGGCTCAATCAACATTCACCAATATACGAAACTGGGCTTTGACGAACCCCTGTTTTAAACTGAGTTTCCTGTCGGCGTTCTACGTTGGCTTATCATCTGCTTga
- the hal4 gene encoding serine/threonine protein kinase Hal4 has protein sequence MDRVEDISSKVASLGVDSVKNASKQVVDIPKHHHHSDEDANAERLPASSSSNGDAVPVEYNNGIANNEDPGKQMNYEEPLESDKLRSNDNYGAQMVHSPDPSATPSRIGSVDAIAPNSSATGQQHNTTSKPPISQNKTKEPTAMPPPTKPSRTPTSFMLGAPPHSKPQTSAAHSPIVTPASSASVSRANSSSNTPHKPTPTAAPNPNGATNNNGPVPAPTPISTTATPSKNPVSRLQRIFSQSSVNRQNNKNKPSANTNTEETNSTNGSETGASGVPNSSSSANQNAKLSRFTVYDDGSHTHQLRPAKRQEKLGKMLKDFLAGSSKKREEERAAKEAAADSQHQLSLVQSWINGYGQEKLADKNFGKVSASFVEKYGRCQEVIGRGAFGVVRISHKVDPQNSRSELLYAVKEFRRKPTESQKKYTKRLTSEFCISSSLRHPNVIHTLDLIQDNKGDYCEVMELCSGGDLYTLIMAAGRLEPMEADCFFKQLMRGVDYLHDMGVAHRDLKPENLLLTINGSIKITDFGNGECFRMAWEKEAHMTCGLCGSAPYIAPEEYTENEFDPRAVDVWACGVIYMAMRTGRHLWRVAKKSEDEFYAKYLMDRKDESGYEPIEMLERSRCRNTLYNILHPNPSYRLTAKQIMKSEWVRSIKLCEYGSAGL, from the coding sequence ATGGATCGAGTGGAAGACATATCTTCCAAAGTTGCTTCTTTAGGGGTGGATTCAGTAAAAAATGCATCGAAGCAGGTAGTGGATATACCTAAGCATCACCACCACTCTGATGAAGATGCCAATGCTGAACGATTGCCtgcatcatcatcttcgAATGGGGATGCTGTTCCTGTTGAATACAACAACGGTATTGCTAATAACGAAGATCCTGGGAAACAGATGAATTACGAAGAACCACTGGAAAGCGACAAGCTTCGATCAAATGACAACTATGGTGCTCAAATGGTCCATTCACCGGATCCCTCCGCAACTCCTAGTCGGATTGGTTCTGTTGATGCTATTGCACCCAATTCGTCAGCAACAGGTCAACAACACAATACAACTTCGAAGCCTCCGATATCCcaaaataaaaccaaagagCCAACCGCCATGCCTCCCCCGACGAAACCCTCTCGCACACCTACATCTTTTATGTTGGGTGCTCCTCCTCATTCCAAACCCCAGACAAGCGCTGCCCATTCTCCAATCGTTACTCCCGCTTCCTCTGCATCTGTCTCTCGGGctaattcttcttccaacacCCCCCATAAGCCCACACCAACAGCTGCACCAAATCCAAATGGTGCTACCAACAATAATGGACCCGTTCCTGCCCCGACTCCTATTTCCACCACTGCGACTCCTTCTAAAAATCCAGTTTCTAGATTACAACGCATTTTTTCGCAATCGTCTGTTAATCGCCAgaacaataaaaacaaaccttCGGCGAACACTAATActgaagaaacaaacagcACAAATGGTAGCGAAACTGGAGCCTCCGGTGTCCCGAACAGCTCTTCCAGTGCGAACCAAAATGCAAAGCTATCTCGATTTACTGTTTATGATGACGGTAGCCATACCCATCAGCTTCGTCCTGCTAAGCGCCAGGAAAAGCTAGGTAAGATGTTAAAGGACTTCCTTGCCGGAAGCAGTAAAAAACGCGAAGAGGAGCGTGCCGCAAAAGAGGCTGCAGCTGACTCTCAGCATCAGCTCAGTTTGGTTCAATCTTGGATAAATGGATACGGTCAGGAGAAACTTGCTGACAAAAATTTTGGCAAAGTGTCTGCTAGCTTTGTAGAAAAGTATGGACGCTGTCAGGAAGTTATTGGTCGAGGCGCCTTTGGCGTTGTACGGATATCTCACAAAGTTGATCCACAGAATTCTAGGTCGGAATTGCTTTATGCGGTGAAGGAATTTAGACGTAAACCGACAGAATcacagaaaaaatatacaaaacGTCTTACTTCGGAATTTTGTATATCTTCGTCTTTGCGCCATCCCAATGTCATTCATACATTGGATTTGATTCAGGACAACAAAGGTGACTATTGTGAAGTTATGGAACTTTGTTCTGGCGGTGATTTGTATACTTTAATTATGGCTGCTGGACGGCTTGAGCCTATGGAAGCTGACTGCTTTTTCAAACAGCTCATGCGAGGTGTTGATTATCTGCATGATATGGGTGTTGCTCATCGAGACCTAAAGCCAGAAAATTTATTGCTCACTATTAACGGCAGTATAAAAATAACTGATTTTGGTAATGGTGAGTGTTTCCGAATGGCttgggaaaaagaagcacaCATGACCTGTGGCCTCTGTGGTTCTGCTCCTTATATTGCGCCCGAGGAATATACTGAGAATGAGTTTGACCCTCGTGCTGTAGACGTGTGGGCTTGTGGTGTTATTTATATGGCCATGCGCACCGGTAGACACTTATGGCGAGttgcaaagaaaagtgAAGATGAATTTTATGCAAAGTATTTGATGGATCGAAAGGATGAGAGTGGATACGAGCCGATTGAAATGTTAGAACGGTCGCGGTGTCGAAACACTCTATATAATATTCTCCATCCTAATCCTAGCTATCGTTTGACCGCGAAACAAATTATGAAAAGTGAATGGGTTCGATCCATTAAGTTATGTGAATATGGTAGTGCTGGATTATAA
- the srs1 gene encoding cytoplasmic serine-tRNA ligase Srs1: MLDINLFQTEKGGNPELIRESQRKRGADVGVVDRVIEMYKEWVALRFELDNTNKSMNRAQKEIGMKMKAKEDASELLAEKNALTERKKNLIEQETAKNKEMLTVVQSIGNIVHDSVPISMDEDNNEVIRTWAPAGVTAEKRDCLSHHEVLTRLDGYDPERGVKVAGHRGYFLRQYGVFLNLALIQFGLDFLYQRDYTALQAPTMLNKDVMARTAQLEQFDEELYKVVDGDEERYLVATSEQPISAYHSNEWFEKPAEQLPIKYAGYSTCYRREAGSHGRDAWGIFRVHAFEKIEQFVLTEPEKSWEAFDDMMNHAEEFYKALEIPFRVVSIVSGALNNAAAKKFDLEAWFPYQGEYKELVSCSNCTDYQSRNLEIRCGVKKMGDREKKYVHCLNSTLCATERAICCIIENYQTPDGINVPKALQPYMGGKTFLPFTKELPKNSTSKKGKN; this comes from the coding sequence atgttGGACATTAACTTGTTTCAAACGGAAAAGGGAGGAAACCCAGAGTTGATCCGTGAATCTCAAAGAAAGCGCGGTGCTGATGTTGGCGTGGTTGACCGTGTTATTGAAATGTACAAGGAATGGGTTGCTCTTCGTTTTGAGCTCGATAATACCAACAAGTCGATGAATCGTGCTCAGAAGGAAATTGGTATGAAGATGAAGGCAAAGGAAGATGCCTCTGAGCTTTTGGCTGAAAAGAATGCCTTGactgaaagaaaaaagaacttgatTGAACAAGAAACCGccaagaataaagaaatgcTCACTGTTGTTCAATCTATTGGTAACATTGTTCATGATTCGGTCCCTATTAGCATGGACGAAGACAACAACGAAGTGATTCGCACTTGGGCCCCTGCTGGTGTTACTGCTGAAAAGAGAGATTGCCTTTCTCATCACGAAGTATTAACTCGTTTGGACGGTTACGATCCTGAGCGTGGTGTGAAGGTTGCTGGCCACAGAGGCTACTTCCTCCGTCAGTATGGTGTCTTTCTAAACTTGGCCTTGATCCAGTTTGGTTTGGACTTTTTGTATCAACGCGACTACACTGCCTTACAGGCTCCTACCATGTTGAACAAAGACGTAATGGCCAGAACTGCCCAACTGGAACAGTTTGACGAAGAATTGTACAAGGTAGTTGATGGTGATGAGGAACGCTACTTGGTTGCTACCTCTGAGCAACCCATCTCTGCTTACCACAGCAATGAATGGTTTGAAAAGCCTGCTGAGCAACTTCCCATCAAGTATGCTGGCTATAGCACTTGCTATCGCCGTGAGGCTGGATCTCACGGACGTGATGCCTGGGGTATTTTCCGTGTCCACGCTTTTGAGAAGATTGagcaatttgttttaacTGAGCCTGAAAAATCTTGGGAAGCCTTTGATGATATGATGAATCATGCTGAAGAGTTTTACAAAGCTTTGGAAATTCCTTTCCGTGTGGTCTCCATTGTCTCTGGTGCTTTGAACAATGCTGCTGCTAAGAAATTTGATTTGGAAGCTTGGTTCCCTTACCAAGGAGAGTACAAGGAGCTTGTTTCTTGCTCCAACTGCACCGATTATCAATCCCGTAATTTGGAAATCCGTTGCGGTGTGAAAAAGATGGGTGATCGTGAGAAGAAGTACGTTCACTGCTTGAACTCCACTCTTTGCGCTACTGAGCGTGCTATTTGCTGCATCATTGAAAACTATCAAACTCCTGATGGTATTAATGTTCCCAAGGCTCTTCAACCTTATATGGGTGGAAAGACCTTCTTGCCTTTCACCAAGGAGCTTCCTAAGAACTCTACTTCCAAAAAGGGAAAGAACTAA